One Cricetulus griseus strain 17A/GY chromosome 5, alternate assembly CriGri-PICRH-1.0, whole genome shotgun sequence genomic window carries:
- the Isca2 gene encoding iron-sulfur cluster assembly 2 homolog, mitochondrial, whose amino-acid sequence MAATRPLSLTAAAFRAVIPWPRGRLLAPSPGLLTRWEATSSNPEAGEGQIRLTESCVQRLLEITEGSEFLRLQVEGGGCSGFQYKFSLDTVINPDDRVFEQGGARVVVDSDSLAFVKGAQVDFSQELIRSSFQVLNNPQAQQGCSCGSSFSIKIRHNDR is encoded by the exons ATGGCGGCCACCAGGCCCTTGTCGCTAACGGCCGCGGCGTTCAGGGCGGTCATACCCTGGCCCCGGGGCAG GCTCCTCGCGCCCTCTCCCGGGCTTTTGACCCGCTGGGAAGCGACGTCCTCCAATCCAGAGGCTGGCGAGGGACAGATCCGCCTCACAGAAAGCTGTGTCCAG AGGCTGCTGGAAATCACCGAAGGGTCAGAATTCCTCAGGCTGCAAGTGGAGGGAGGTGGATGCTCCGGATTCCAATACAAGTTTTCGCTGGATACAGTTATTAACCCCGACGACAG GGTATTTGAACAGGGTGGAGCCAGAGTGGTGGTTGACTCTGATAGCTTGGCCTTCGTGAAAGGGGCCCAGGTGGACTTCAGCCAAGAACTTATCCGAAGCTCATTTCAAGTGTTGAATAACCCTCAAGCCCAGCAAGGCTGCTCCTGTGGGTCATCCTTCTCTATCAAAATCCGACACAATGACAGATGA